In the genome of Zootoca vivipara chromosome 6, rZooViv1.1, whole genome shotgun sequence, the window CCACACAAACAATGACACTTTCCCTTGTGGCTAGCAAGATAGTACATGAAAAGTGGGCCGCCAGATCTAAGGTTCCCTTCCcttgctctaagccaggcatccccaaactgcggccctccagatgttttggcctacaactcccatgatccctggctaacaggaccagtggtcagggaaggaactgtagtccaaaacatctggaggggcgaagtttggggatgcctgctctaagcaattATCGGACTGGTTTACACATAATGTTTTGTTTAAACCGTGCTTGGTTCTTTAACAAACCAAGAGTTAACCACAAGTTATCCCACAGACAGTCACCATGGCTTGTTTTTCAAAAGCTTGGTTTCTTTCCCAGCTGCTCTTGCCTCGTGCATTTGTAGCTTACTAAGTGTCTGTGATGGGGTGTTCAAACATACCATAGTTAAGCAAGGGTGCTAGGTTCACACACAAGACtaagccatagttaaaacaaaccaaggttcaTAAGCCAAcaataaaccatggcttcagactgtggtttgttggcagtgaacaaaccatagttaagctgtaTGGCAGGATTTATACATAATGCTATGCCATGATTTAATAAACTATTGGTTGATAAACAGCGGTTTAACATGTGTGAAACAGGCATCTATAAATGTGCAGAGGATCCAAGGGAGATAGCTGTCATCATGAACCATGGACAGCTACCAACCCAGACATGCCtccttttcgggggggggggggatggtgctAAAGCAGACACAGCCGTAAGACTGAAAGCAAACGATGAGGCAAGAGAGAGCCTACTGTTCCTTCCTGGAAGAGAATCTGGGATACAATAACGTCACTGAGGTGGATCCTCTGTGCAAGGAACTGCAGACAACATGCTCCTGTAAGTAAGCATTGCAGCAGCACAATTGGTATGACACTCAAGAATGACTCCATAAGAAGTGTAAAATGCTGGTGCAGTCTGTTAAGGAAATGTTGCCTAgcgctggttcacacatgcagttTCAACTCTGCTGACTGCAGCATCAAGTGGAGCTTGTAGGAATAAATAGGTCATTGCAGATCGAATACCCCTTGCCACCCAAAAAACCCTTTTCCTAGCCCCTGTTTCCAATGagagtcagttcacacattcaactGCATGCTAGATTAAGTTATGCCAATGATTTGCAACCCATTGTGTGAACTGGCTGCATTGGAAAGTACCACTTTTTAAAGTTGACTTTGGACAATATGACTGTCCTAGTTAGATCATTAATCTGAGGATAGCTCGCTTTTGTATGCACATTTCCATATAACATCATTATTTGATGCTACAGTCAGTTAAGTGCTGAGAACTACCTTTATTCAAGCACAGCCTAGCTAGTTATTTAGACCGTTCCTGAAAGTCACgcatcttttccttttcctgctaTTGCATTGCtgagatagatatagataaatctttattacggtcaccgACCAGCACGCATTGCTGAGATATTCTGAAACCGCTGAGGCCTTTGTCCAGATGCTACTGTAAGATGAAAGATGTTTCCCAAGACCATCCATATTTCAGCACTGAAGTAGTACACTGACTTTCAGCCTCAGTCCTGTGCTGGTTATTATTGAGGCAGGTTCTGCCAGTGGCAAGGGCCACAGCTGGTCTGGCATCAAATGTCTACAGTGTGGTCAAGAGGTGTAGAAAGGCACATGAGTGTGCAGCGTCACTGGCCCTGCAGCTCGTAGTCTCAAGTGAGGACTGCCCCCCCCTCATGTCCTCTTACAACGTTTTGTCATTCTGGTGGAGACACAGAAGCTCCTCAGCCAAGCTGATGAGGCCATTCTCCTCCAGGGCGGCAACCAGTCTTTGTATGGTGGCTCTCTTGCCTTCTGAATCAATGAACCTGCGGAGAAGCTGGTAGGCTTGCTCATAGAGGCCCTCCCGGTCGTACTCTATGGCCAAGTTGTCGATGACAGGATCCCGAAGGGCCCGGCAGTTGACCTGCAGAGACCGGCCCACCTGCTTCCACTTCTTGGACACGAGTTTGGCAAACGTCTGGTGGTCGTCTGGAGAGATTTTTCTGTTGGCTTGGGAAgggaacaacaaaaaacaaatcttAACTCATCATGTCGTTacgtacaaaacaaaaaaatggggtTGTATCCAGATGAATGGACTGATGTTAGTCAATGGGTTCATTGCTTTTAATGGGACTGCTCTAAATATGGAGAGCTCTGGATTCAACTCTCCCAATATGTGGGAGAAGGGGGACACTCCTCACTACTTGCTTGCCAGGACCAGCCCTGGACCACATGAGACTTCTGAGGTAGAGGAGGAGGATGCTGTTGACCCTACTACTGACCAATAAACCTCCCAAGACCACTGCCTGGGAAAATATCCCACTCAGAGAGACTAAAAGCTTGGAGGAACCCAACAGGCCCTGACTGCTTTCCAGTGGTGGCCGATGCTCATTGGGACTGTTGGGACAGAAAGCAGTGAGGTCAACAGTAGTCGGGGCCAgaaccaatggcaggcagagccaactaatctGAGCTTTGTCTCAATCCTTCCTCCTGTGGTGTTTACTGAGGGCAAAACTGAGACTCAGGAAATTTTAGCCTGGCAACTGAGGTCACTCTCTAGTACTGGTTGTAAGTCAcagggcaggcaggtggaggctggtTGAGGTTGGTTGGGGAAGTGCCCCATTTGCCTTAACAGAGCAGCCTCAACTGCTGGCCTCATCCCCTCATTCCTGAGGCACCAAAATCTCCACCAAGAGCAAGGCTGAACGGAAGGGATATCTGGGTGTGCAGCACAACTCTCCTTAAGTCCTATCCATGAGGAGGACACCTGACTTCTCAGCTGCTGTTCCAGAACAGGACTCCAATGAAAGCTCAGGGAGGGGTGAGGCAGCAACACCAACTCTTGAATCTGCTCAGATGAAACCTAACCAGTGCTCAAACAACATCTAACCTTGCAAGTACTCCTTGTGTGATTTCTGGCTGGACAACTCTACTACTCTCCTGAATCTTCTGATATTTTTCTTCCCCTTCAGAAACTTTACAATACGAAACTATAAACAGCAAACAGTCCTGCTGCAAAATAACACCACGTTTTCAGAATTTTCCTTGAGATGACATAGACAAATTTGTCCAGCTCTCTCCTTTTAGTGCAcacctgtttatttattttttttgtcttgtAACTAGTTCTTATTCAAAGTGATCAAGTTCTCCCAATTTCCTCTTGGAAACACTTACCGAACTGCCGGCCCTGGAAAGTGAAGGTGTCTCCCTTTGGCAGAGACCCTGAGATCTCCACAGAACTGTAAGATGGAGGCAAAGAATTCAAAGATGGAGGTGAAGAACTCAAAGATGTAGGTGAAGAATTCAAAGAAGGACCCTTGTTGTCATTGTTGTCCAGAAAGGAACAGTTCCTGAGAGATTCCTCCAGCTCCGTGATCTCTTCATCCCTGAGACGGTTAGGCTGAAATGGAGAACCAACGTAGTACCGGTACAGTGGTTTTAAAATGCTgggctagaacctgggagaccaggcctcaaatccccacttggtgaggaagctcactgagtgaccctgggccagtcactgcctcccaacctagtctacctcatagggttgttgtgaagataaaatggggagggagagggttaCCATATACATTgacttgagctccctggaggaaagcaaGATATAAACATAGTAAATACAATATGTAACATACCAAAAAAGCACAAATCACCTGCCCCATTAATTTTACCTGTAAACTAGCTGGTTCAGTAATAAGCCCTATAAAAAAATTCAGCACCCATGATGTCTACTCTGTTAGTTCCTACATTCAGGTGTGCTGCCAAATATATATGTTTGGGCTGCttgctgggctctgggaaggCTGCAGGAGGGCCCTGGGGTGCTCTCAGTGCCTGCCTGTAACCTCCCCAAAGCTTAGTAAGCAAGGAAATCCCACTGAGTGTGTGGGcagaaaaaagcaaataaatggagagcagggaacagcaggttttccacacccttcgtttatttatttcaccTCACCACCTGCATAAGGTTTCACCTGTGTATGCAAAGTGAGTGTGAATTGTTGGCCAACTCAGTTCCCTGAGAAGGTAAACTGtcactttaataaataataataataataataataataataataataataataataattctagtcctatttgttaaaaaaacagagtTCAAAGTGGATGAGCAATGCCTGCTGAGATCTGTGAAGAATTGCAGGGCTTGTGGGGTGGGAAAAGATGGGGCTTCCATGCCCCACATTGTTCCTTGCCTTTTCTCAGAAAGGCATAAAGACACATTGTGTCAAAGAAAAGTGGACACCTTTGCCCAAGCTGCAGAATCCAGCTTTCCTTGACGCAAAACTCGGACGGTTCGCATGCTGAATTTTCCTCTTAATTCTCTAACTTGGACGCCAAATAGCAGGAGTTGGGAAGCTCTGGCCGGCAGACCAAACTGGGTGCAGCACAAGTCCCAATTGGGTCCACAAGACTGCTTCTCCCAAACCATTCCCGCCCGTCCCATACGGGACGTCATGTGTGATGCCCTGTGTTCAGCCTTTTGATGAGCACAGGCCTGGCCACGCCCCTTGCGCTGAGGTTCCCAAGTGCCCAGCTGGCTCTCAGGTTCTTGGGAAAGCTCTGGACAAGAGACTTTGTTCGGTGAGTAAGTCAATCCACCTGTCATGTACTGGACATCAAAACAATGTCAGGTGATTGGCTGGTGGGCTATCACACCTCTCCAAGTTGGCCCGCAGGGACAAGTAACAATCCGGCTCACCCAAAGGTTCCAGGCTCCTGCCATATAGCCACCCACGCAGCCCAGCATTTCTCTTGCTCGCACCTTTTCATGGTAGATGCACTCAAGGCACCTCTCCTCCTCCCGGATCATGGCGTCCAGCTTCTCAGAGCCAGTTTTCAGCTCCATCTGGACAGGGACTAAGGTGGACATGGACAAGGAAAGTTTGAGGTGATTCTGGAGGGAGTCTTGGAGGTGTCCCTCGCGATAGCTTTGCAGGAATCTCCGGCAGTTATCTTCCTTGCAGAATTTGAGCTGGATTATCAGGTGAGGGTCGCTGCAATGGACCTTCAGCACGTCTACCCCATTGAGGCTACCCGTTGAATCTGGGGAAGAGAGTGGGGAGGAAAGTTAGCGGTGGCTGTCAGGTTTTCCACTTAGCGAACATAAGAATCCactttattctgagtcagaccattggcttaTCAAGCTCAGCACcttctacactgaatggcagcagctctgcagatatatatttttcagtCGTGTTCTATGCTGTTAAGTCAGGGGATAAATAAATTTTGTAtaatcttccaaaattcaacaaacaaacaaacaaacatacatacacacagagagaaaaatagCACATTTACAAGAAAATCTAAAGTGCTGCTGCAAGCTACAGTGCAGACAAAAGCTTCTCTATGTTCTACTTATTATCTTTATGACTAAAGCAAAGGAGAGGACTTTGACCACCTTGGCCTGTAAATTCTACAGGTTGTGAAAGAGACTTCCCTGGAGAGTTCCAATGAGTGGAAGTCTCTTAGCAAACAGAGCACAGATTCAGAAGATAAGTTGCTGCGTTCTAGGACTGCAGAGTGGTGTGCAATGTTTGGGGAAGGACTCAAACATTTTGGCGGAGCATCTGATTTgaatgcagaaggacccaggaaGGGCTAGAGAAGACCTGTGCCTGAAGCCCCGGGGAACTGCTGCCTgtctgtgtagaccaggggttgtcaacctggtccctaccgcccactggtgggcgtttcaggattctaggtgggtggtagggggttctacggcacaagctgaatcctccttccattgagcactagTGGGCAGTAAGGCAaatttaccatcaagaaagatgcattagtgggcagtaggtataaaaaggttgactacctctggtgtgtagacaatactaagctaggtggtccaatggtctgacttggtataaggtggTTTCCTAGGCTCCCGTTTAAACCAGGACTGGAATCTCCCTTTATCTTTAGGGCCAATGTTCTAGCTCAGAGGCAGatcacctgcttggcatgcagaatgtcctgggtacttggcatctccaagtagagctgggaatgtcccacgcctgggaccctggagagttgttgccagtcagagtagtcagtactgagcttgatgagcccaatggtctgactcaccaGTTTGCAAAGATTTGGACTTGGGAGAAGCTTAAGTTGCAAGAGCAGCTCAGGGGTAAAGATGCTGAGCGACAACAGGCAAATGGTGCCGTCTTCAATGAGTTGCTGGCTTGGGGCACTAACGGCAACACAGAATACATACCCGCTAGTGCCAACTTGAGAGCTTTGAACACGCAGGGCTTCTGCTTTGGGTCTCCATACATCACAGGAAGAAGGACCTTTTCCGATGTTGACTGCACAAACAGGTAGGCGCTTCCCACCCAAACATCAGAAGCATCTCCCATCTTTCTGCCTCTGAAAGTAAACAAAAGAATTCGTTGACTTTTTTTAAATCTAACAATATTTATATAGAACTCAATCCACAAAGATAGctacataaaataatataaactATTCATATAAAgatcaaacttttaaaacaaatggaCGTGAGATTCATACTAggggtcaaatccccactcagtcataaagctcactgggtgacctaccGGTAGGGCCAGTTAGCATCTACAGCAAGGGTCACAAacctttttcagtcgtgggccggtccactgttcctcagaccatgtggtgggctggactatattttgggggaggaaatgaaccgatgccccacaaataacctagagatgcattttaaataaaaggacacgttctactcatgtaaaaacacgctcaATCCGcaagccggattgagaaggcgattgggccacatccagcccccgggccttaggttgcctacccctcaTCTACAGtattagcctaacctacctcacagggttgttgtaattgatcaatcaatcaaataaataagtaatatggGAAAAGCTTTGGGGAGTCCAGTGCCATCACACAATTATTTTAAGGATGGCTTCCTGGACTCACGCCAAAACAGACTTCATAGGGGACTTAACCCATAATTGACCCCATTGTGCTTCTTCGATGCTTCTCTTGAGGTCGTTTCCCCAGGCTCATGGAAATATTGTGTATCCCTCATAACAAAGTCTAATAATGGCTTATATTAAGCAGAAGGCAGTACCTATTTGGGGACCTATAACAAAAGGATCCAACTTTTGTCAGAGTCCCAATGCCTTCTCCTTTGCGTTCCACCTGCTTTAGCAAACAATCAGATCTGCATTATTTGAAACCAGTCTGCCTTATTGATTTTAGCTTGCCCCAGTATCTTTTTTTCTGGTATTGCACCGCCACCTGGAAGAATGCTTCATAATCTATGCAGCCCGTTGCCCTCCCAATCATGGAACAGGATATACTTGTCAGAATGTCTAAATTATGGGTGATCAAGGaatgggagaagagaggaagcacTTGGAGCCAGTCTATCACACCGTCCTCTCCATACCGATGGAGTGGATTTTACAAATGCATTAGGTATAGCCTTTAATTTGGCCTAGGACACATGGAGAAAGGGAACTGGTAATAATTTTAATCAATTGACTCAACTGGAATGCTGCATGGTATAATTTTAAATCAGGCGTTCCAAGGCCAATTTTCCCTCTGGATCTATCTAGAGTTTTAAGTGTCACCTGACTTTGTTTTCCTCTTGTGATAAACCCATTAAGTAATTTTTTACTATTGGGTCAAATGTCCTTGTAGAACGCTAATAGGAATGGTttgaaacagaaatgaaaatCTCCACAATTCTGATGGGCTGTTTATTCATCCTGATCTGTTGACACAAAGCCTGCTGGGAAGTTATGCAACACTggcaatcattcattcattcattcattcattcatttggggTTGTAGGAAAGTTGGACAACATTGCATCAAGCAAATGCCATCCCacagtgcatttccctgtcactttccttactgcagaaAGTCCAATTTCATTTTGAAGCAagtttatgttatttattttagaaaaatattACAAACCACTTCAACTGCTCAATCAATCTCTAAGTAGTCTACAAGTATAGCATACATTCCATAAGCTATTGTGCCAACACCCAATTCATGCTCGAGCCCATGATTTAATGTTGACTTTAATTTATCCATTCATAGTCTGGTTATTATGAACTTTCATATTGCAAAGCCTGAAGCagtcttccccaagctggtgctctccagttgttttgaactacaactcccatcattcctgaccactgaccatgctggctgaggctgatgggaatcgtaAAGTGAGAAGGGGGGTAGGATGATCTGGAGAACACCAAGCTGGGAAAAGCCTGGCCTAAAATATAATACTAGTCAACTTCTGCTTTTGCCATAAACTTATTAAAACTAGTACCGTATCAGGCCCTCTCAGAGGTCCTGGACAACTTTTGAGGCTCATCTagctataaaaaaaattaacaataacacctgaaaacaaaaataagcacCCCAAAAAGCGTGAGAGGTTTGTTTATAGAATCAGCTGTTCTGAGAGGCCATGTTCAGCACTATATGACCTCGTGTCATCAGCACCAATATCACATTTCTTGTTTGTTCAAATTTGCACCTCTAAACAGAGAGAGTGTGCCACATTTTGGTCAGGTGCTCATAAAAACAAGTCTTGAAATGtatcaaatgcaaaataaataaataaataacgccTACATTTGAGTTTCCTCATTTCCCCAGCCCTGCAATACTGGGAAAATAATGTTGACCAgacttgcagggttgttgtaaaaaaaaaaaacaacactgagaAACTGTATAAGAAACACTCTGAACAAAGTTCTATATACAGTACCTGCTAAATAATACTTCGAAGTGGtggcattgattttttttgccaaAGTAAAACGAACACTTCTCCGTTTCTCTTTTCCAGGTTTTTACCGAACAAGACAAACCTGACCTGCTTTGATGAGTGCATTTATTCCGGATTAAGTTATCCAAAACAGACACACATCCACCCCCAGTTTTGTAAAACGAAGTCTCTAAAACGGGTAGGTTCCTCGCTGGTCCCTGGAAGTACgggaatatcccactttttctctcTTGAACACTCTCTCAAAATCCTTTTGCTACAAAAGCGAGATCCCCAATCCCAGCTGCACAAGATCCGTAGGAATGTCATGTCTGATCCGTCCCTCGGGCCGCGCAAGAGAGCAAAACATGCCCGAGCCCAGTTCCAGGAACGAAGCCGCTTCCCGGAACGCACAGAAACGAAACTGGCCTCTTTGGCCTTGGCAAATGAAAACGGATTTGCGCgtggctcccctccccacccgcgCTTTTCTGAACTTGGAGGGAGAGCCTCGCCTCCCTACTTTTTTAAAATTGGCCACTTTCAACTTGGGGAAAACTCCTTGCCGCCCACTTTCTCCGTCGCGAAATCCCCGCGCTAGGCAGCGGGAGGCACGGAACGATTTGGGCCAACGGGGGGGCTCCCGATCGCTACCTCGAGTTGTCAGCAGCCGGAGCCTGCGATAGCGCCCACCCGCTTCCCAAGGCGGAGAGCGACCATTACCTCTTCCCTTTGCCCGATCCTGgccggtcctcctcctcctccccgcgcgCAAACAGAGTGAGCTACAGCGCTCGTCTTCCGCCTTTGCGCATTAGCCGCTCAGAAAGAGCAAAAAGGCACTTTGCTCCTGATCATGTGGCTATTAAAGGAAGATGACCCGATCCCTGAGCAATGACCCCCCCCATATGCCAGTCacgcccccccaccccatatgctctctcccacccacaagaccacCCCCCGGCCTTTCAAGCTTGCAAAGAATTCACAGGATTGTTTTTGCAGTTCGGGGATCTGGGGAAAGCCTAATTCCAACCTGGTGGAGTTTTTTGCTTTTTGGCAGTTTTCTCCCCGGAGAAGAATGAACCACAGTCTCTCCCCCTCCTAGCGTGTTTTGCGAGAGGCTACGTTGACCGGCTGGCAGACCTGCCAGTCCAAATCGAGCTCCGCTTCCCATTGGGCTGCTTGTTTGGAAGGTACCGAAGGATCCGCCCCGTTTTTATGCACCAGGAGGTTCAGGCTGCCAATCAGTGGACGCCCCAAAACTTGGCCTTGACAGGAGAGGCCGTGTGGGGGCTGGGCTCGTCTGAAATCAGGTAAGGCGCGGCGCAGGAATTCAGTTTGTCCTTGGCTGCAGCTCACAGCTCTGACCAAGGTGCTGTTTGATCGCCTTGTTTTTAGAAAGCAAAGGCGCCGTGTCCCAGAGCATCAGCAGAGTGCATATGATCGCATAGATTAGTCCCACTCCTgctaggaggaggagaggatATCTCTCAGCGCTCTTGGGAAGATTTGCTAGCTGAAAGCGGCTCCAAGGCAGAGAGGAGACTGCAGAGAGAAAAGGAGCCGTAGCCTGCTGGTCTCACGGGCAGGTTGGAACTTGCTGGTGATGACTAATGATCATCAGGAGCTCGTTTTGAGGAGCGCTGTTAGGCAACCCCTGTGCTATGGAGGCTGTTGCCGGTTGCATGCTTTGGAACACTATTCTAGCAGAGATGCAACAGGCCACCTGGCTTCTGACTTTCAGAAGTCTCTTTGAAgaccttttttcttttggccAGCAGTCCTATgtgcagttgtttttaaaaaaattattgaggaAGGCAGTCGTATTAATGATTTTTCTGGTGGGGTTTTTTATGTTGCTGTCCCttgccctgatattttatgaaAGATGTATAAATCGGCCCACTTGTGGAATaatctgccaatagagattcagcaggtgcttTCTGTTTTTAGCTTTCAAGTACCTCCtgaacatttttcttttccattggACTTACGTGGGCAATTAAGATCACATATTTCCATAGTCGTTGGCTGATTTCGACATTTTTATATGTCGTCTTGTATTTTATATATAATCGTTGTAAActgccaattttaaaaaaatgaatagaggtatataaatattttaattaataaataaagagcAGTCAATcacagcaaacaaaacaaaacaaaacaaccctcgACCTTGTTTGGGAGGCCAGCTGCTTAGCATACTTTTGGAATGAGATTTTGGCGTTTTCCTGGAAAAAACAACCACCTGCCGTCTCCAGTAAGGGAAGGTCTGCCTTGTAAATGATGTTAACATCTGGTTTTCATAAGTCTTTCATGCAATCTGTCATACTGCGGGCAGCCTTGGGCAGCAAGTGTCTCAGGAATCCTGCTGCTGATGCTTCAGAGGTCAAGGATAGCTGTCACAGCCTCAGTTTAAAGCATTACTGGCAAGGCTATAATGGCTGCACTCCTAAGGGAAAGTCTGCCTTGCAGAAAGGTTtaagagagggggaaagttggATTTTTGATTTCTTAATGGTGGGTGGGTTGCCCTTACAAGTGATGTTCTTTTAGgaacctctctgcctctctgcatcCTTGCTTCTGCAACTCCATGATACCTACTGAACCTCTATTTTTATTTGTAGTGGTTGGTGTGCTGTGCGAGTGTTgtgctaggacctgggagaccagggttattgttgttgctgctgttactcATTTCAGTTCTATACCGCTTTCaattattaaggggggggggtctcaaagtggtttacagcacattaacatgtcaaataaaacaatccagaataaaacattactgacaaaagtcaaatataaagtatacattcaaagcaacacaattcacaggaaaataaaatatgacCTTAAAGAGTTCAAGAGAAAACaatactaaaggaagtcaaataacaataatttattacttataccccgcctatctggccaggcctccctgttcaaaaaaatttccctaaacagggctgccttcagatgtcttctaaaggtcaggtagctgtttatttccttgacatctgatgggagggcattccacagggcaggcgccaccaccgagaaggccctctgcctggttccctataaccacatatctcgcagtgagggaatcaccagaaggcccttggagctggaccacagtgtttgggctgaatgatgggggtggaggcgctccttcaggtatactgggctgaggcagtttagggctttaaaggtcagcacatttaaaacagcacaattaacaggaTAGTAAAACATTCTCATATCCCCGTATTGGGAAGGTTAAAGAGTATTGGTTAGGACAGGGTCTGCAGGTAAAATTTGGTCTGCCAAGCCTCCCCCTTTGGCCTTTGAGGCCGTTTCAGGTAAGCCATGCCCACTCCTGTTGTCGTACATGTCAGGGCTTGGCCCAAAGGGACTTTCCAGGCACCTCCTACTGTAAGTGCTTCCAAAATCTCCTGCACAACACTTCCCAAGAGGCCTGGCAACCAGCGGGTTGTCAGGTGCTTGGAAAGCGCTGCGCAAAGTGCCCTGCAAGCTCTGTTCATGGCACCTGGGAAGCACtggctgtgggaatgttagggatgtggattaggatatattattagatagatcctatccaagcttttgttatcaagcttccaatatcagcagagtgacattccccttttgtgtgcagcaaaacgtgagcgtttaggtttgctaaaacctctacaatattatacttcctggcaaatcccccctttccctcttaaaagaaatacacgacacaatagtcttaaaataagatagagtttactcacatgacatcctgagctaacagcataatctcagaaaggcaggcttgcttagaaaagttacatttatatacatgtggagactacttagtaaagtaaggctccatttggtctctctcttggcaggaaGCCGAGAGAGACTCTAACGCTAAGGtgttgcttctctgaagtgtgtggtccaagagagggaaatggctactggccagtgaatttatctgccacctttcccatctcatttgcatgtgtggaggaacaggaaaatgACCTGGTCAGAtgttcctccatgtggtcctccatgtggacactctgggaactgttgtgacttatctgccccagtattcca includes:
- the TRADD gene encoding tumor necrosis factor receptor type 1-associated DEATH domain protein isoform X1, giving the protein MALLSRKETPQTSYRGRKMGDASDVWVGSAYLFVQSTSEKVLLPVMYGDPKQKPCVFKALKLALADSTGSLNGVDVLKVHCSDPHLIIQLKFCKEDNCRRFLQSYREGHLQDSLQNHLKLSLSMSTLVPVQMELKTGSEKLDAMIREEERCLECIYHEKPNRLRDEEITELEESLRNCSFLDNNDNKGPSLNSSPTSLSSSPPSLNSLPPSYSSVEISGSLPKGDTFTFQGRQFANRKISPDDHQTFAKLVSKKWKQVGRSLQVNCRALRDPVIDNLAIEYDREGLYEQAYQLLRRFIDSEGKRATIQRLVAALEENGLISLAEELLCLHQNDKTL
- the TRADD gene encoding tumor necrosis factor receptor type 1-associated DEATH domain protein isoform X2; translated protein: MGDASDVWVGSAYLFVQSTSEKVLLPVMYGDPKQKPCVFKALKLALADSTGSLNGVDVLKVHCSDPHLIIQLKFCKEDNCRRFLQSYREGHLQDSLQNHLKLSLSMSTLVPVQMELKTGSEKLDAMIREEERCLECIYHEKPNRLRDEEITELEESLRNCSFLDNNDNKGPSLNSSPTSLSSSPPSLNSLPPSYSSVEISGSLPKGDTFTFQGRQFANRKISPDDHQTFAKLVSKKWKQVGRSLQVNCRALRDPVIDNLAIEYDREGLYEQAYQLLRRFIDSEGKRATIQRLVAALEENGLISLAEELLCLHQNDKTL